The window GTGAAGACGCGCAAGCTCGACGTCCCGGTCAGCCACCACGGCGGGGCCAAGCTGACCGAGGGCGTCGAGTCGATCACCTGGGAGGGCGGGGAGATCAAGCCCGGCGAGTTCGCCGAGTTCCCGGTGTCCTTCGGCCCGTTGCCCGCCGACGCCGACCGGCTGGTGTTCAAGGCCCTGCAGACCTACTCCGACGGCGACGTCGTGCGGTGGATCGAGACGCCGCGCGACGGCGCCCCCGAGCCGGAGTACCCCGCTCCGGTGCTGACACTGGCCGCCGCGCCCGCCACGGCGTCGGACGCGGGCACCGATGTGCTCGCCCGGGTGCTCGGGCTGGTCGGTGCGGTGACCGCGTTCGGCGCGCTCGCCGCCTGCGTCGCGGTGCTGCCCGCCGTCCGGCGCCGGACGGCCCAGCCGAGGGCGGAGATCCCGCCCGCCCGTGTTCCCGTCAAGGAGAAGGCGCAGGTCTGACCATTCCTGGAGTCGTGATGTCCGTGCTGTCGCCATCCCGCGCGCGGCTGGTGTTCGCCGCCTTCCTCACCGCCCTGTCCGCCATGCTCGTCAACCCGGCGCCCGCGTCGGCGCACGCCGTGCTGGTCTCGTCCACGCCCGGTGGGTGGCAGCTGCTCGGCGACTCGCCCAAGGAGGTGTCGCTGCGGTTCACCGAATCGGTCGACGTCGGCCTGGCAGGCATCCGGCTGATCGGCCCGCGCGGCAACGACATCGCGGGGCTCGGGGCGCCGCGGCACCCCGAGGGCAAGCAGGACACGGTGTCCGTGCGGATACCGGAGACGCTCGCCAACGGCACGTACACCGTGTCATGGCGGGTCGTGTCGGCCGACACCCATCCGATCCAGGGCGCCTTCACCTTCAGCGTCCGCGAGGCCACTGCGCCCGCGTCGGCTGAGGCTTCGGCGACCGGGAACGGTGTCGCGGCGGTGTTGTACGGCGTGGCCCGGTGGCTGGCCACAGCCGGGTTCGCGCTGTTGGTCGGCACCGCGTTCGTCATCGCCGTGTGCTGGCCGGGAGCGCGGGCGCGACGCGGGATCCGACGCCTGGCGGTGGTCGGCGCGGGAACGGCGACCGCCGCCTCCGTGGCGGCCCTGGGGCTCTATGGGCCGTACGCGAGCGGCGGGTCCCTCGGGGGGATCGTCGATCCGGCTGTTCTCGGCGCGACCGTGGACAGCCGGATCGGCCTCGGCCTGGTGACCCGGATCTTGTTGCTGGGCATCACCTCGGCGCTCCTGGTGCGTTTCCTGCGTCGCGACGAGACCGAGGGCGACCTGCCCACCCGGCAGCGCGCGCGCCGGGGAGTCCTGGTGCTGGCGGGTGCGGGAGTCCTCGCCGCGACCTGGAGCCTGGTCGCGCACGGAGCCGCGGACACGCTCGCACCGCTGACCGTCCCGATAGGACTGATCCATCTCGCCGCGATCGGCGTCTGGCTCGGCGGGCTGCCCGCGATCGCGGTCCTGCTGCGCTCCGGTGACATCACGGCGATGCGCACGGCGGTACCCAGGTTCTCCACGACCGCGGGGATCTGTGTCCTCGTGGTCGCGGTGACCGGGCTGTATCAGGGTTGGCGGCAGGTCGGCACGTTCTCCGCGCTGGTCGGCACCACCTATGGCTGGTGGCTGCTGGGGAAGCTGGCGCTTGTCGGCATCCTGCTGGGCTCCGGTGCGATCGCGCGCCGCTGGGTGCACCGGCACTACGGGTTCGAGGTCGCCACCGTGACCGAGAAGCGCCGCGCCAAGCGCGGGCCGGAGACCGCCGAGGTGGGCCGGTTCCGCAAGGTGGTCGTGGTCGAGGTGGCGCTAGCGGTGGCGCTGCTCGGCGTCACCGCGACCCTGGCGGCGGCCGAGCCCGCGCGGGCCGAGCAGGAGCGGCTGACCAACCCGCCCAAGGCCGCGGCGGGCCCGCTGTCGGTGGCGGTGCCGTTCGACGCGGGCGGGTTCCACGGCAAGGGGCAGGTGGCGATGGTGCTGACCCCGTCGAAGGTCGGCAAGAACGAACTGCATCTCGCGGTGCTCGACCCGGTCGGCAAGCCCAAGACGGTGCCGGAGGTACGGGCCGAACTCCGGCTCGCCGCGGCCGGGATCGGCCCCATCCCGGTGAAGCTGGTGCCCGGCGGGCCCGCGCACTACGTCTCGCTCGACGTCGGCCTGCCGATGCCGGGGGAGTGGGAACTCGCCGTCGTGGTGCGCACGTCCCCGATCGACCAGACCACGGTCCGGGTTCCGGTAAACACCACGTGACTTGCCACCGACAGGACGAGACCCCCTGCTCGAGCCGTCGTTGACAGATCATCCTCAAGGAAAGGCGGAGGCGGATGAGGTCGGTGCCACTGGTGACCGGGGATCCCCGGGCGTTGCCCGCCAACGTGCTCGCGGACCTGCGCAGGCGGGTGGTCGCGGCGGTCGAGACGGGAATGGCCCAGGTGGACGCCGCGCGGCTCTTCGGGGTGTCGCGGCAGACGGTCGGGCTGTGGGTGCGCGAATACCGCGACCGCGGGGACAGCGCGTTCGTCCCCGGCAGGCGCGGACGCAGGCCCGGCGAGCAACTCGCCCTGGCCCCGGCCCAGCAGCTGTGGGTCGCGCGGGCGATCATGCGGCACACCCCGGACGCGATCGGCCTGCGGTACCGGGTGTGGACCCGGCAGGCGGTGACCGAGCTGATCAACCGCGAGTTCATGGTGATGCTCGGCGCGACGACGGTCGGCAACTACCTCGTGCGGTGGGGATTCCCGGGGCCGCAGGACCTGTTGCGCACGCTGCGCGGGCGCAACGCGGTGGCGGTCAGCCGGGCGAACCGGTACGGCGGCGGCGAGCGGCAGGCCTGGCTGCCCGGCGCCGAGGTGATCTGGGTGGGCCACGGCAGTCCGAAATGGACGATGGACGCGCAGGGCGGCGGCTGGGCCGACCTGAGCGTGCTGCAGGCGGTCTCGAACCGCGGCGCGATGTCGTTCCTGGCGTGCGAGGACCCGTTCGACGCCGGGCAGGTGCGCGCGTACCTCGAGCGGCTCGCCGCGCACCTGCGGCGGCGGGTCAACGTCGTGGTGACCTGGCTGCCCGCGCGCGGCTACGACCGGGCCCAGAGTTGGGACATCGGGGCCGCGGCCGTCCGCTTCGTCGACCTCGAGGAGGAGCGGTGACGGATCAGCCCCTGGGCGGCCGCGCCAAGACGAGCTGGGCGAGGAGGTCGCGACCCTGCTCCGCGGTCTTGGGCAGGCTGAGCACGTCGTAGCGGCGAGCCACGAGCTGGCTGTGCGAGACGAAGTCGCGCTTGCCCTTCGCCGGGCGGTACTTGAGGGCGGCGGACGCCATGCCGAAGCCGAGGCCGGTGACCAGGCCGATGAGGATCGGCGGGAGGGCGCCACCTTGGGTGACCAGGCTCAGCAGCAGGCCGACCATCAGACCGAGCCACGCGCCGGACGCGGCGCCCGCGCCGAGGACGCGGCCCCACGTCAGCTTGCCGTCCACCCGCTCGACGAGCATCGGGTCGATGCCGACGATGGTCAGCGTCTCGACCGGGAAGTCTTTGCGCGCCAAGTGGTCCACGGCGCGCTGGGCCTCGGCGTAGGAGTCGTAGGAGCCGATCGGCCAACCCTCGGGCAGCGTCGGAGTGGACACCTTGTTGGTGGGAGCGAACGCAGTCATTTTCTCACCTCTCGCATCCTCGACGGTACACCGTCGGTCACAACACGAACGGCCCCTCGACCCGTGCATGGGTCGAGGGGCCGGTAGTCCGTGGGTACTGCTTAGACGATGCGCACGCCGACGGCCTGCGGGCCCTTGGGGCCCTGGGTGATCTCGAACTCGACCTGCTGGTTCTCGTCCAGGCTGCGGAAGCCGTTGGAGTCGATCTCCGAGTAGTGGACGAACACGTCCGGGCCACCCTCATGCGCGATGAAGCCGAAACCCTTTTCGGCGTTGAACCACTTCACGGTTCCCTGAGTCATTGAATTCTCCTACTTGTGGTGCTGGATCGGGTTCCGCGAACCGCGGTACCCGGGTCGGGTCAGACGACGACATCTCCAGCTTGTCCAACAAGAGAGAGAGCGCCCGCAACCATCGTTTCCGCGAGCTTTGACACACGAACACAAAATTGACGACCATCAGCTTCAACCACCGGCGCCACCGGTTTGTTCCCGAAGGTGGCGCAGGTCACTGCCCAGCCGGGATGAGCCGCGCGTGCGGGTGCTCGGCGGCGCGGCCCTGGAAGGCCAGGATGCTCGGGTTGCGGATGACCCCGTCGCGGATCTCGATGGCCCGGCCGATGGTGGGGTCGGCCTCCCAGGCCGCCGGTCCCGACAGCACGGTCCGCAGGTGGGGGAGCAGCGCCTCGCTGATCTCCCAGGTGGCGGCGTCCCACAGGTGCGACGGGCTGTGGTCGACGGCGTAGTAGCGGACCCGGTCGCCCACGGTGAACATCGGCTCGGTGAACGTCGTCGGCATGGCCCAGCTGAAGCCCATCGCCTCGTCGCAGGAGACGTCGATGATGAGGCTGCGCGGGGCGAACCGGTCGAGGTCCTCCTCCATCAGGAACATCAGCGGCGCGTCGGTGTCCTGCAGCACGCAGTTGACGACGATGTCGTGCTCGGCGAGGAAGTCGGCCAGCGGCTTGCGGCCGCTGTCGGTCAGCGCGTGGCTGCCGCGCGGGTCGGTGTCGTCGCTCTCCAGGTGGACGATGTTCGCCGAGTGGATCGGCGAGCTGACCGCGGTGACGCCCCGGCCGGTGAGGATGTGCACGTCGTGCACGCCGTGGGCGTTGAGCGCGGTGACCGCGCCGCGGGCGGTGGCGCCGAAGCCGATGACGACCGCGCGCAGCCTGCGGCCGTAGTCGCCGGTGCTCCCGGTGAGCTGCAGCGCGTGCATCACCGAGCAGTAGCCCGCGAGTTCGTTGTTCTTGTGGAACACGTGCAGGTTGAACCGGCCGTCGCTGGTCCAGTGGTTCATCGCCTCGAACGCGATCAGGGTCAGCTTGCGGTCGATCGCCGACTGGGTGACCGCCGCGTCCTGCACGCAGTGCGGCCAGCCCCAGAGCACCTGTCCCTCGCGCAGGGTGTCGACGTCTTTGGCCAGCGGCTTGGGGTTGAGGATGACGTCGCACTCGGCGAGCAGCCACTCGCGCGAGCGGATGCCCGCCACGAGCGGCGCCAGTTCCTCGTCGGGGACGTCGAAGCGTTCGCCGTATCCGGTCTCGAGGTACATCCGCGCGCGCAGGTCGGCGTCGATCCGGTCGAAGTGCAGCGGGTGGATCGGCCGCCGGTGTTCGTTCTCCTTGCTGGACTGGGAAAGGATGCCGAGAGTGAGTAGTGCCATCGAGATGGACTTCCGTTCAGAATGGGGTGATCGAGGCAAGAAGTTGTTCGGCGTCGGCGACGCAGTCCGCCGCGGCCACCGTGTCCAGTGCCTTGTTCGCGAGGTCGGCGGCGGCGTGCGCGGGTACGACCAGCAGCGTGAACCGGCGGAGATTCGGTCCGATGAGGACGATCGTGTGCGCGTTCATCGCGCGGAAACCCTGCAGCCGCACGGTGTTCTCGCCCACGAGGAGCTGGTCGGGCGCGGTGTCCCACGACCCGCGGCTGTAGCCGATCCGGTCGACCGGGCCGGACCGCTCGGCGAGGCTGGAGATCAGCGCGGAGAACTCCTCGACGGGTTCGCGGGAGCGGGGCCACCAGCCGCCGTCGAAGAATCCCTTTGTCGCGTCCGCGGGTTTCATGGTGATCCGGGCGTCGGTGCGCTCGGTGAACGCTCTGGCCGTGGCGCGGTGGTCGAATTGGCCGGACGTCATGCCGGCGCTCCTGTCCCCGGGCTTTGCGACCGGCTGGCGCTGCGGCATCGGTCACTACGGTCGCGTCACAACGGTCGCGTCACTGCGATGGCCGACGTGCGCGAGGCACCGGCCCACTCAGTTTACGCTGGTTTACCGATAAAAGGGTGTCGCCGTGGTCACCGACCGTGCACGTCGTCGTCGCGGTAGCGCGGGACGACCGAGAACACCTCGAGGTCGCGGGGTGTGCCCTTCGCCCGGAAGCGGCGGCGGCGCCGGATCGTGTAGCGGTCGGTGTCGACGTTGGCCAGCGCCGGCCCGGACACGAGCACCTCGCCACTGCCCGCCGCGGCGGCGACCCGGGCGGCGACGTTGACGTCGACGCCGAGGTAGTCGGTGCCGACCCGGCGGGGCGTGCCGGAGTGCAACCCGGTGCGCAGCTGCGGGCGGTAGCCCTCGATGGTGATGGCGCTGATCGCCGTGCACGCCTCGTAGGCGGCGTCGATGGCGGGCCCGGTATCGCGGAAGACGGCCATCACCCCGTCCCCGAGCGACTTGACGACGGTGCCCCCGTGCTGGGCGATGACCTTGTCGCTGGCGTGGCCGACCTCGCCGAGCAGCCGCAGCACCTGGTCGTCGCCCGCCTCCAGCGCCCAACTGGAGAAGCCGACGAGATCGGTGAACAGGATGGTCACCTCGGCGCCGTCGGCGGCCACGCCGCCGGACCCGCTGAGCGCCTGCCACACCTGCACCGCGGTGAGGCCGAGTTCCCGCACGGCGCTGGGCTGGTCGGCCCTGGCCTGGCTGATGAGCCGGGCGACGCGGTCCGACGGGCGGTCGCCGATCGCGGGGGCCAGGTGGCCGGGAGCGAGCCGTCGGACCGTCCGCACGGTCTTGAGGACGCCTACGTGCTGGTCCGACGCACGCAACAACCGCCTCAGCCGGACCCAGGCGCGTTCTTCGCTCACACCGAAAACCCTACGGGCTCACGGCCGTCCGGCGGTGTGATCCTTATCGGGCCGTGTCGGGTCGGGTGGCGGATACTCGGGCCATGGCTGACGACGACAACCGGGACTTCGCCATCTATCAGGCCCTCAAGGCGGTCGACGAGGTCGCCGCGGCTCTGCAGACCTACCTCGTCGAGGGGCAGGGCGCCGAGTTGGACCGCGAGGCCGTGCGCAGCACCTCCACCAACTCCCTCACGCTGCTGCGCCAGGCCCGCGAGCGGCTGGGGGAGGGGCTGCGGGCGATCGGCGCCGACCGTATCTCCGACTCGGACGGAATTTCGCTGCGAAATGTCCGCCCGGAGTGACTTGAGGACTGAACCTGTCCGCAACGGTCGGTAGCTTGGATATGTCAACGAGCGCGACCGAAAGAGGACAGACCATGGACTGCAAGCTGGAACTGGTGGCGGTGCCCGTGTCCGATGTGGACCGGGCGAAGGCGTTCTACACCGACCAGGTCGGCTTCGTCGCCGACCACGACCACCGGGTCAGCGAAGACATCCGATTCGTGCAGCTCACCCCACGCGGGTCGGCGTGCTCGATCGCCATCGGCACCGGGCTCACCCAGGCGGCGCCGGGCTCGGTCGAGGGGCTGCAGGTCGTGGTGGCCGACATCGACGTGGCGCGGGCCGACCTGGTCGCGAACGGAGTCGAGGCGAGCGAGGTCCACGACTTCCCGTGGGGCCGGTTCGTGTTCTTCAGCGACCCCGACGGAAATGGCTGGGCGGTGCAGCAGATGGTCAAGCCGTAGGTGTAACACCCGCTATCGCCCGATCGAGTGACAAGGGAGGGGGCAAAGAAGGGAAGGGCGATGAGCCCATGCCAAGACGAGCCCATTCAGTGTCACTCGCCGCTATCGCGGTAGCCGGTCTGACCGTCACGTTCGCGGTGGCGCCCGCCGCGGCCGTGGTCGGCCCGCTCAGCCAGGCGAGCGGGCCGAGCCCGTTCGCGCCGGGCTGCCACGGGGCGCCGCAGAACGGCACCCTGTACGTCGGTTCCGAAGTGGAGCCGTGGGTGGATGTCGATCCGACGAACCCGAACAGGCTCATCGGCGTGTACCAGCAGGACCGCTTCTCCGGTGGCGGCGCGAGCGGACTGGGCACCAGTGTGTCCGCCGACGGCGGCCTCTCGTGGACCCAGCTTCCCCTGGCCGCGCTGCCGAAGTTCTCCCGCTGCGCGGGCGCCGCGCCCGGCGGGGTCGCCGACTACGAACGCGCTACGGACCCGTGGGTCACGTTCGGCCCCGACGGGCACGCCTACCAGATGAGCCTGTCGTTCAACGACACCCGCGACCTGGCCAACGCCATGCTCGTGAGCGAGTCCCTCGACGGCGGCCTGACCTGGGGCCCGCCCCAGGAGCTCATCCGCGACACCAACCCGCACGTGTTCAACGACAAGAACTCGATGACCGCGGACCCGCACGACCCGAGTCTGGTCTACGGGATCTGGGACCGGCTGGTCTTCCCGAACGAG is drawn from Actinokineospora alba and contains these coding sequences:
- a CDS encoding YcnI family copper-binding membrane protein translates to MSRSISAAIRVLVVACVAGAAMLVGAHTALAHVSVSADGAVPGKYTKATFRVPNEKETASTVRLEVTFPADHPFGRASVAPPAGWTATVKTRKLDVPVSHHGGAKLTEGVESITWEGGEIKPGEFAEFPVSFGPLPADADRLVFKALQTYSDGDVVRWIETPRDGAPEPEYPAPVLTLAAAPATASDAGTDVLARVLGLVGAVTAFGALAACVAVLPAVRRRTAQPRAEIPPARVPVKEKAQV
- a CDS encoding copper resistance protein CopC — its product is MSVLSPSRARLVFAAFLTALSAMLVNPAPASAHAVLVSSTPGGWQLLGDSPKEVSLRFTESVDVGLAGIRLIGPRGNDIAGLGAPRHPEGKQDTVSVRIPETLANGTYTVSWRVVSADTHPIQGAFTFSVREATAPASAEASATGNGVAAVLYGVARWLATAGFALLVGTAFVIAVCWPGARARRGIRRLAVVGAGTATAASVAALGLYGPYASGGSLGGIVDPAVLGATVDSRIGLGLVTRILLLGITSALLVRFLRRDETEGDLPTRQRARRGVLVLAGAGVLAATWSLVAHGAADTLAPLTVPIGLIHLAAIGVWLGGLPAIAVLLRSGDITAMRTAVPRFSTTAGICVLVVAVTGLYQGWRQVGTFSALVGTTYGWWLLGKLALVGILLGSGAIARRWVHRHYGFEVATVTEKRRAKRGPETAEVGRFRKVVVVEVALAVALLGVTATLAAAEPARAEQERLTNPPKAAAGPLSVAVPFDAGGFHGKGQVAMVLTPSKVGKNELHLAVLDPVGKPKTVPEVRAELRLAAAGIGPIPVKLVPGGPAHYVSLDVGLPMPGEWELAVVVRTSPIDQTTVRVPVNTT
- a CDS encoding helix-turn-helix domain-containing protein → MRSVPLVTGDPRALPANVLADLRRRVVAAVETGMAQVDAARLFGVSRQTVGLWVREYRDRGDSAFVPGRRGRRPGEQLALAPAQQLWVARAIMRHTPDAIGLRYRVWTRQAVTELINREFMVMLGATTVGNYLVRWGFPGPQDLLRTLRGRNAVAVSRANRYGGGERQAWLPGAEVIWVGHGSPKWTMDAQGGGWADLSVLQAVSNRGAMSFLACEDPFDAGQVRAYLERLAAHLRRRVNVVVTWLPARGYDRAQSWDIGAAAVRFVDLEEER
- a CDS encoding general stress protein, with translation MTAFAPTNKVSTPTLPEGWPIGSYDSYAEAQRAVDHLARKDFPVETLTIVGIDPMLVERVDGKLTWGRVLGAGAASGAWLGLMVGLLLSLVTQGGALPPILIGLVTGLGFGMASAALKYRPAKGKRDFVSHSQLVARRYDVLSLPKTAEQGRDLLAQLVLARPPRG
- a CDS encoding cold-shock protein yields the protein MTQGTVKWFNAEKGFGFIAHEGGPDVFVHYSEIDSNGFRSLDENQQVEFEITQGPKGPQAVGVRIV
- a CDS encoding N(5)-(carboxyethyl)ornithine synthase — translated: MALLTLGILSQSSKENEHRRPIHPLHFDRIDADLRARMYLETGYGERFDVPDEELAPLVAGIRSREWLLAECDVILNPKPLAKDVDTLREGQVLWGWPHCVQDAAVTQSAIDRKLTLIAFEAMNHWTSDGRFNLHVFHKNNELAGYCSVMHALQLTGSTGDYGRRLRAVVIGFGATARGAVTALNAHGVHDVHILTGRGVTAVSSPIHSANIVHLESDDTDPRGSHALTDSGRKPLADFLAEHDIVVNCVLQDTDAPLMFLMEEDLDRFAPRSLIIDVSCDEAMGFSWAMPTTFTEPMFTVGDRVRYYAVDHSPSHLWDAATWEISEALLPHLRTVLSGPAAWEADPTIGRAIEIRDGVIRNPSILAFQGRAAEHPHARLIPAGQ
- a CDS encoding DUF5994 family protein, whose product is MTSGQFDHRATARAFTERTDARITMKPADATKGFFDGGWWPRSREPVEEFSALISSLAERSGPVDRIGYSRGSWDTAPDQLLVGENTVRLQGFRAMNAHTIVLIGPNLRRFTLLVVPAHAAADLANKALDTVAAADCVADAEQLLASITPF
- a CDS encoding adenylate/guanylate cyclase domain-containing protein; the protein is MSEERAWVRLRRLLRASDQHVGVLKTVRTVRRLAPGHLAPAIGDRPSDRVARLISQARADQPSAVRELGLTAVQVWQALSGSGGVAADGAEVTILFTDLVGFSSWALEAGDDQVLRLLGEVGHASDKVIAQHGGTVVKSLGDGVMAVFRDTGPAIDAAYEACTAISAITIEGYRPQLRTGLHSGTPRRVGTDYLGVDVNVAARVAAAAGSGEVLVSGPALANVDTDRYTIRRRRRFRAKGTPRDLEVFSVVPRYRDDDVHGR
- a CDS encoding glyoxalase superfamily protein gives rise to the protein MDCKLELVAVPVSDVDRAKAFYTDQVGFVADHDHRVSEDIRFVQLTPRGSACSIAIGTGLTQAAPGSVEGLQVVVADIDVARADLVANGVEASEVHDFPWGRFVFFSDPDGNGWAVQQMVKP